Proteins from a genomic interval of Acetobacterium woodii DSM 1030:
- a CDS encoding EscU/YscU/HrcU family type III secretion system export apparatus switch protein, producing the protein MSPSNDKKTKAVHIQDGQIKNNNNNDTTNPDKPLKVTALRYDPEKNNSPVIVAAGTGFVAQNILNVAEENGIPIYHDDSAATLLSKLQMGQEIPPELFQIVVNIYVSLLNLAEEND; encoded by the coding sequence ATGTCTCCATCTAACGATAAAAAAACAAAGGCCGTCCATATTCAGGACGGCCAGATAAAAAATAATAACAACAACGATACAACTAATCCCGATAAACCACTCAAGGTAACTGCCCTACGCTATGATCCCGAAAAAAACAATTCGCCAGTGATTGTTGCGGCCGGTACTGGTTTTGTCGCCCAAAATATCTTAAACGTCGCTGAGGAAAACGGCATTCCCATCTATCACGATGATTCTGCCGCAACCCTGCTTTCCAAGCTCCAGATGGGTCAGGAAATCCCTCCTGAGCTGTTTCAGATTGTGGTGAATATTTATGTATCACTGCTGAATTTAGCAGAGGAGAATGATTGA
- a CDS encoding chemotaxis protein CheA gives MSNYDSGNDSILEMYIFESETLLDQLEEILLQSEDNAELTPDDINEIFRIMHTIKGSSAMMEFDMLAHSAHKLEDLFFVIRENGIKQEDFGDLMDLVLNFSTFLKGEVEKIQNNETLQDENEELISETDAFLNRIKGLPQEKPKEGVDPTSDEDETKSEVIEKAEPEISFDDISLAEAKSDEIIAEVSSDLTNQSDEQPKTYCIHTRFKEDSQMENIRAFMLVNKLESIGKVSKKKPEQLNNNPEAAGIILKNGFYCHLETTANKETIENIAMSILSVKSIEFVDCLQAEESETEVVEQPEVVTVAKKAPEKVPDPNANKQKNNVQNLISVDLNKLDTLMNLIGEIVITESMVFGSVGMEGERDESFEKASTQLQKLTDELQDIVMSIRMIPIAGTFKKMQRIVRDVGKKLKKEVEFITMGESTEVDKTIIDGIADPLMHLVRNAMDHGLENKEERIAAGKNPVGKVILSAQNVGGDIIISVSDDGKGLDPAGILEKAKEKKLLIKPEEEYSEKEILNLIMAPGFSTKEVVTEFSGRGVGMDVVKKNIEKVGGSISIESEIGSGTNIFLKIPLTLSIISGMEVLVGEDIYEIPISNIRETFKITTSQLITDPDKNEMVMIRGVCYPLIRLHDIFEDEKCETNIEDGILMLVDSGDTFACLFMDDLIKKHQIVVKPIPKYLNRYSIQNAGIAGCTILGNGSISLIVDIPAILDKY, from the coding sequence ATGAGTAATTATGATTCTGGAAATGATTCGATTTTAGAAATGTATATTTTTGAATCGGAAACACTGCTTGATCAATTAGAGGAAATTTTACTTCAATCTGAAGACAATGCGGAATTAACTCCGGATGATATTAATGAAATCTTCCGGATTATGCATACCATAAAAGGGTCTTCAGCAATGATGGAATTCGACATGCTTGCACATTCGGCCCATAAATTAGAGGATTTGTTCTTTGTTATCCGGGAGAATGGGATAAAACAAGAGGATTTTGGGGACTTGATGGATCTGGTTCTCAATTTTTCAACCTTCCTAAAAGGTGAAGTTGAAAAAATACAAAATAATGAAACGCTACAAGATGAAAACGAAGAACTCATATCTGAAACTGACGCATTTCTTAATCGGATTAAAGGCTTACCCCAAGAAAAACCGAAAGAAGGAGTTGATCCTACTTCAGATGAAGATGAAACTAAATCTGAAGTGATTGAGAAAGCAGAACCTGAAATCAGCTTTGATGATATCAGTTTGGCTGAAGCCAAATCGGATGAAATAATTGCAGAAGTGTCATCGGATTTAACGAATCAAAGCGATGAACAACCAAAAACCTATTGCATCCATACGCGTTTTAAAGAAGATTCTCAAATGGAGAATATTCGCGCGTTTATGTTGGTTAACAAACTCGAGTCCATTGGGAAAGTATCAAAAAAGAAGCCGGAGCAGTTGAATAATAATCCGGAAGCGGCCGGAATAATTTTAAAAAATGGCTTTTATTGTCATCTTGAAACGACTGCTAATAAGGAAACCATCGAAAATATTGCGATGTCGATTTTATCAGTAAAAAGTATTGAGTTTGTTGATTGTTTACAGGCTGAGGAATCGGAAACTGAGGTTGTTGAGCAGCCGGAAGTTGTTACAGTTGCAAAAAAGGCGCCCGAAAAAGTGCCAGACCCAAATGCCAACAAACAAAAAAATAACGTTCAAAATCTTATCAGTGTTGATTTAAATAAGCTTGATACCTTAATGAACCTGATCGGTGAAATTGTGATCACCGAATCGATGGTTTTTGGCAGCGTAGGGATGGAAGGTGAACGGGATGAAAGCTTTGAAAAAGCATCAACTCAATTACAGAAATTAACCGATGAACTTCAAGACATCGTCATGTCGATACGAATGATTCCAATTGCTGGGACATTTAAGAAAATGCAACGGATTGTTCGCGATGTTGGCAAGAAGCTTAAAAAAGAAGTTGAATTTATTACCATGGGTGAAAGCACCGAGGTTGATAAAACAATCATCGATGGGATTGCGGACCCGCTGATGCATTTAGTCAGAAATGCAATGGATCATGGCCTTGAAAATAAGGAAGAACGGATTGCGGCCGGAAAAAATCCGGTTGGTAAGGTAATCTTGTCGGCCCAAAATGTTGGCGGCGATATTATTATTTCGGTCAGTGATGATGGAAAAGGTCTTGATCCGGCAGGTATTCTGGAAAAAGCGAAGGAAAAGAAATTATTGATTAAGCCGGAGGAAGAGTACTCCGAAAAAGAAATACTAAATCTGATTATGGCACCAGGATTTTCCACGAAAGAAGTTGTGACAGAGTTTTCAGGTCGTGGTGTCGGCATGGATGTTGTTAAAAAGAATATTGAAAAAGTTGGCGGTTCAATTTCAATTGAAAGTGAAATAGGTTCTGGAACCAATATTTTCTTAAAAATCCCCCTGACATTATCGATTATTTCGGGAATGGAAGTTCTGGTTGGTGAGGATATTTATGAGATCCCCATCAGTAATATTCGGGAGACGTTTAAAATTACCACCAGTCAATTGATTACTGATCCTGATAAAAATGAAATGGTGATGATCCGTGGGGTATGTTATCCACTAATTCGCCTACATGATATCTTTGAAGATGAAAAATGTGAGACTAATATAGAAGACGGTATTTTGATGTTAGTTGATTCCGGTGATACATTTGCTTGCTTATTTATGGATGATCTAATTAAAAAGCATCAAATTGTGGTTAAACCGATCCCTAAATATTTGAACCGATATTCAATCCAGAATGCCGGTATTGCTGGTTGTACAATTTTAGGCAATGGCAGTATTAGCCTGATTGTCGATATTCCTGCAATTTTGGACAAGTATTAG
- the fliD gene encoding flagellar filament capping protein FliD gives MSTSVNSTTSTTSSLSAKTGMAGLISGLDTDTLVENLTSSSRSKIAKQQQSVQKMEWKQTAYRNVSKALKEFQSKYLDVLSTTNFRSASAFNTVAASTTSTKLSVASTSAANTGSITITNVTQLATNQTITGTNGATTPLTGTAAADISGLLSDITNGSKSFLLKLDGQVRTITLDADFVTAAGTNGVDFQTALQDKIDSAFGEKSGGGSVVDVSLVDGKLGFSASGSQLTVNALNSDSATLTKLGLTDGQTDRLDTYKTLADLSLATSATAVDGEFKFSINGKAFSFKTTDSLSSVMSKVNSSDAGVTMSYSSITDKFTLTSTKSGAGENIVVTDNEANGLMKAFGLAGVEGVDKVTTAGQNAELTVNGQAIVRTSNSIEVDGVKIDLLATTDTDEELKISMKTDASSLKDTIKNFVEDYNTMIDLMNGLVKENVDSDYPPLTEQQKGDMTEKQIEAWEAKAKVGLLKGDNVLKGITSKMQSLMYSSATSGGISLYNMGISSAGYTENGKLKIDDEKLVTALETKGAEIKELFSTDTTGLGDRLNDIINGAVKTSGVKGTRGSLIELAGYESTLSNTENSITSSITKTNKSITKLKAELKSQESYYWNKFSALETALQQLNSQSAMITSFGASS, from the coding sequence ATGTCAACTTCAGTTAATTCAACAACTAGTACAACATCGTCATTATCGGCAAAAACGGGAATGGCTGGACTGATTTCCGGCTTGGATACAGATACATTAGTAGAAAATCTAACAAGTTCCAGTCGCTCTAAAATAGCCAAACAGCAACAGAGTGTTCAAAAGATGGAATGGAAACAAACGGCATATCGAAATGTATCAAAAGCGCTAAAAGAATTTCAGAGTAAATATTTGGATGTTTTGTCAACGACAAATTTTAGAAGTGCTTCAGCATTTAATACCGTCGCCGCCTCAACGACATCAACAAAACTGTCAGTTGCTTCAACAAGTGCTGCGAATACGGGAAGCATCACAATTACAAATGTCACCCAGTTAGCGACAAATCAAACAATAACCGGAACAAATGGTGCGACTACACCGTTGACCGGAACGGCAGCCGCTGATATTAGCGGTCTGCTGAGTGATATTACGAATGGAAGTAAGTCTTTTTTACTAAAACTTGACGGTCAAGTTCGGACGATCACACTTGATGCTGACTTTGTTACCGCGGCAGGAACTAATGGAGTAGATTTTCAAACAGCATTACAAGATAAAATTGATAGTGCTTTTGGTGAAAAGTCTGGGGGCGGATCGGTCGTTGATGTTTCATTGGTAGATGGTAAATTAGGTTTTTCGGCATCAGGATCACAATTGACGGTAAATGCCTTAAATTCGGATTCGGCGACACTTACTAAATTGGGATTAACGGATGGACAAACTGATCGTTTAGATACATATAAAACGTTAGCCGATCTTTCATTAGCAACATCAGCTACAGCGGTTGACGGTGAGTTTAAGTTTTCAATTAATGGCAAAGCATTTTCCTTTAAAACCACAGATTCCCTGTCGTCAGTTATGAGTAAAGTCAATTCAAGTGATGCTGGAGTAACAATGAGTTATTCCAGTATTACCGACAAATTTACGTTAACATCAACTAAGAGTGGTGCGGGAGAAAATATTGTCGTTACGGATAATGAGGCGAATGGTCTAATGAAAGCATTCGGTTTGGCAGGAGTTGAAGGTGTTGATAAAGTAACAACGGCAGGACAAAATGCCGAATTAACGGTAAATGGACAAGCTATTGTTCGAACATCTAATTCAATTGAAGTCGATGGGGTTAAAATTGATTTGTTAGCTACAACCGATACAGATGAAGAATTAAAAATTTCGATGAAAACAGATGCGTCTTCATTAAAAGATACGATCAAAAACTTTGTTGAAGATTATAATACGATGATCGATCTGATGAATGGCCTTGTGAAAGAAAATGTAGATTCGGATTATCCGCCATTAACCGAGCAACAAAAAGGCGATATGACAGAAAAGCAAATCGAAGCGTGGGAAGCTAAAGCTAAAGTTGGCTTGTTAAAAGGCGATAATGTTCTAAAAGGGATTACTTCTAAGATGCAGTCATTGATGTATAGCTCGGCTACAAGTGGTGGGATCAGCTTATATAATATGGGGATTTCATCGGCAGGTTACACTGAAAATGGAAAATTGAAAATTGATGATGAAAAACTTGTGACAGCGCTTGAAACAAAAGGCGCAGAAATCAAAGAATTGTTTAGTACTGATACAACGGGACTGGGAGATCGGTTAAATGATATCATCAATGGTGCCGTAAAAACGAGTGGGGTAAAAGGAACAAGAGGTTCTTTAATTGAATTGGCCGGATATGAGTCAACACTTTCGAATACAGAAAATAGTATAACATCAAGTATCACTAAAACAAATAAAAGCATCACCAAATTAAAGGCTGAACTTAAGTCTCAAGAGTCATATTATTGGAACAAGTTTAGTGCTTTAGAAACGGCATTACAGCAATTGAATTCTCAAAGTGCGATGATTACATCATTTGGAGCAAGTTCATAA
- a CDS encoding transposase: protein MHQGISSDFQKKSLPQLYLFIDRYKESELKPLAIFATDLEKDFEAIENAVVSDLSNGFVEGINNKLKMIKRTMYGRCGQQLLTAKLMYDPHSKTG, encoded by the coding sequence ATGCATCAAGGAATTTCGTCAGATTTTCAAAAAAAAAGCCTGCCCCAGCTGTATCTGTTCATTGATCGATATAAAGAATCTGAGCTGAAGCCGCTGGCAATATTTGCAACCGATCTGGAAAAAGATTTTGAAGCAATTGAAAATGCTGTTGTAAGTGATTTGTCAAACGGGTTTGTGGAAGGGATCAACAACAAGCTCAAAATGATAAAACGAACCATGTATGGTCGATGTGGTCAACAATTATTGACGGCAAAATTGATGTATGATCCACATTCAAAGACTGGATAA
- a CDS encoding transposase, producing the protein MLKYDEKRIQLYNAVKEYISAGFSINQTAKFLHCSRKTVRNYMNGDFDSLCCREPQSCADRYYDYIVKSLSAGMIRKDIYREIIKQGYPGKMTAAYDYMNKVIQIQGIEIAVNRSSSIEAIERKKQLNKFDHLSRREIFRFLWMSEDISPKHRDFLMVNYPVICKLYKCIKEFRQIFKKKACPSCICSLIDIKNLS; encoded by the coding sequence ATGCTCAAATATGATGAAAAGCGCATTCAGCTGTATAACGCAGTTAAAGAGTATATCAGTGCCGGTTTCAGCATCAACCAAACGGCAAAGTTCCTCCATTGCAGTCGCAAGACTGTTCGTAATTATATGAACGGAGATTTTGATTCGTTATGTTGTCGGGAACCACAGAGCTGTGCGGATCGCTATTATGATTACATTGTAAAATCACTGAGTGCTGGGATGATTCGTAAGGACATTTATCGTGAGATTATAAAACAGGGTTATCCGGGAAAAATGACTGCCGCCTATGATTACATGAATAAGGTGATTCAGATCCAGGGTATTGAAATTGCTGTTAACAGAAGCTCCTCAATTGAAGCTATCGAACGAAAGAAACAGTTAAATAAATTTGACCATCTGTCCCGGAGAGAAATCTTTCGATTTCTCTGGATGAGTGAAGATATTTCGCCCAAACACCGTGACTTTCTGATGGTGAATTATCCGGTTATTTGCAAGCTCTACAAATGCATCAAGGAATTTCGTCAGATTTTCAAAAAAAAAGCCTGCCCCAGCTGTATCTGTTCATTGATCGATATAAAGAATCTGAGCTGA
- a CDS encoding CheR family methyltransferase — protein sequence MIKLKENEFQAITSYVHTNYGVDLRKKRHLIEGRLSHYVSQLGYDNYMDYFEYVKNDKQNDEISVLINKLTTNHTYFLRESEHFDFYKQQVLPWVDETEKNRDLRVWSAGCSSGQEPYTLAMITHDYLGSKLSNWDSTILASDISDKVLMTAKSGVYSKEELSKIPMEWKRKYFKDYDEEYLSVTDSIRKGVAYRNFNLLSRFQFKKPFHAIFCRNVMIYFDKPTKNAVVQKFYDALLPGGYFFIGQSESLASVEHSFKYVKPSIYQKEG from the coding sequence ATGATAAAATTGAAGGAAAATGAATTTCAAGCGATCACATCTTATGTGCACACAAATTACGGTGTTGATTTACGAAAAAAACGGCATCTGATTGAAGGTCGTTTAAGTCATTATGTTTCTCAACTGGGTTATGATAATTATATGGATTATTTTGAGTATGTAAAAAATGATAAACAAAATGATGAAATCAGTGTCCTCATCAATAAATTGACGACGAATCATACCTATTTTTTACGGGAAAGCGAACACTTCGATTTTTATAAACAACAGGTTCTTCCTTGGGTTGATGAAACGGAAAAAAACAGAGATTTGCGGGTATGGAGCGCGGGGTGTTCATCGGGCCAAGAGCCTTACACCCTGGCGATGATCACGCATGATTATTTAGGCAGCAAACTGTCCAATTGGGATAGTACAATTTTAGCTTCAGATATTTCCGATAAGGTTTTAATGACGGCTAAATCGGGGGTTTATTCCAAAGAGGAGCTTTCTAAAATCCCGATGGAATGGAAACGTAAATATTTTAAAGACTATGATGAAGAATATTTATCGGTTACAGATTCAATCCGAAAAGGGGTTGCCTATCGAAATTTTAATTTATTGTCCCGCTTCCAATTTAAGAAACCTTTCCATGCGATTTTTTGTAGAAATGTAATGATCTATTTTGACAAACCAACAAAAAATGCTGTGGTCCAGAAATTTTATGATGCTTTGTTGCCGGGTGGTTACTTTTTTATTGGTCAAAGTGAATCACTGGCTTCGGTAGAGCATTCGTTTAAATATGTGAAACCGTCTATTTATCAAAAAGAAGGCTAA